The proteins below are encoded in one region of Xenopus laevis strain J_2021 chromosome 8L, Xenopus_laevis_v10.1, whole genome shotgun sequence:
- the LOC108698840 gene encoding CXXC-type zinc finger protein 1 isoform X3: MESEFSDADLTAAGDTEDGENAPVYCICRKPDINCFMIGCDHCNEWFHGHCINITEKMAKAIREWYCMQCRGKHPHLEIKYRHKKSKERDRETEKDENEETAKNEKKKSSTSSNKVPRQQIKRSARMCGECEACSRTEDCGQCDFCRDMKKFGGPNKIRQKCRLRQCQVRARKMLRVKDDDQSMFRDTPEPSSLAGSLSDDDLPLDPELYRELCAGGAFDDQNLPWLSDTEGTPFMDSVMRKRAVKVKHVKRREKKADKKDEKYKRHKQKQRHKDKTKHSERMETRDFSSLRQCLGPSCVQPARANSKYCSDDCGMKLAANRIYEILPQRIQQWQQSPCVAEEQGKKLLERIRREQQQARTKLHNMESRFHELEALISKAKQQQIREDEETNEGDSDDTDLQIFCVSCGHPINPKVALRHMDRCYAKYESQTSFGSMYPTRIEGATRLFCDVYNPQSKTYCKRLQVLCPEHSRDPKVPADEVCGCPIVKDVFELTGDFCRVPKRKCNRHYCWEKLRRAEVDLERVRLWYKLDELFEQERNMRMAMTNRAGLLALMLHQTIQHDPVTTDLRTHTER; encoded by the exons ATG GAGAGTGAGTTTTCAGACGCTGACCTGACTGCAGCCGGAGACACTGAGGATGGAGAGAACGCCCCGGTGTACTGCATCTGCCGCAAGCCGGATATCAACTGCTTTATGAT CGGCTGTGATCATTGTAATGAATGGTTCCATGGGCACTGCATTAACATCACAGAGAAGATGGCAAAGGCCATACGAGAGTGGTACTGCATGCAGTGCAGAG GGAAACACCCTCATCTTGAGATCAAATACAGACACAAGAAGTCCAAAGAGCGAGATAGAGAAACAGAGAAGGATGAAAATGAAGAGActgcaaaaaatgaaaagaagaaaagcAGCACCAGCAGTAACAAAGTACCACGG CAGCAGATTAAGAGGTCGGCTCGCATGTGCGGGGAGTGTGAGGCGTGCAGCCGTACAGAAGACTGCGGCCAGTGTGACTTCTGCAGAGACATGAAGAAGTTTGGGGGGCCTAATAAGATTCGGCAGAAGTGTCGGTTGCGCCAGTGCCAAGTGAGGGCAAGG AAAATGCTGCGGGTGAAAGACGACGACCAGTCCATGTTCAGGGACACTCCGGAACCGAGCAGCCTGGCCGGGTCTCTGTCTGATGATGATTTGCCGCTGGACCCAGAACTCTATCGGGAGCTGTGTGCCGGGGGAGCCTTTGATGACCAGAACCTG CCGTGGCTCAGCGACACAGAAGGCACACCATTTATGGACTCTGTTATGAGGAAGAGAGCCGTAAAAGTGAAACACGTGAAGAGGAgggagaagaaggcagataaaaaG GATGAGAAGTACAAGAGACATAAGCAAAAGCAGAGGCACAAAGATAAAACAAAACACTCAGAGCGAATGGAGACCAGAGACTTCTCATCCTTGCGCCAGTGCCTAGGGCCCAGTTGTGTGCAGCCAGCCAGGGCCAACTCTAAGTACTGCTCCGATGACTGTGGCATGAAATTGGCAGCCAA TCGCATCTATGAGATCCTCCCTCAACGCATCCAGCAGTGGCAGCAGAGCCCGTGTGTGGCAGAGGAGCAGGGGAAGAAGCTGCTTGAGCGGATCAGAAGGGAGCAGCAACAGGCAAGAACCAAACTGCATAACATGGAGAGTCGCTTCCATGAACTAGAGGCACTAATCAGCAAAGCCAAACAGCAGCAGATCCGCGAGGATGAAGAG ACTAATGAAGGGGACAGTGATGATACAGACCTACAAATCTTCTGTGTCTCTTGTGGCCATCCCATCAACCCCAAAGTTGCTCTGCGGCACATGGATCGCTGTTATGCCAAG TATGAGAGTCAGACCTCCTTCGGCTCCATGTACCCCACACGGATTGAAGG agCAACGCGGCTCTTTTGTGACGTATACAACCCGCAGAGTAAGACCTACTGCAAGCGCCTCCAAGTGCTGTGCCCAGAGCATTCTCGTGACCCCAAG GTGCCTGCGGATGAGGTGTGTGGCTGCCCCATAGTAAAAGACGTCTTTGAGCTGACTGGGGATTTCTGCAGAGTTCCCAAAAGAAAGTGCAACCGCCATTATTGCTGGGAGAAACTTCGCCGCGCAGAGGTGGATCTGGAGCGAGTTCGCTTG TGGTACAAACTGGACGAACTGTTTGAGCAGGAACGGAATATGCGAATGGCAATGACTAACCGGGCCGGCCTCCTCGCTCTCATGTTGCACCAGACCATCCAACACGACCCGGTCACCACAGACCTGCGCACACACACAGAGCGATGA
- the LOC108698840 gene encoding CXXC-type zinc finger protein 1 isoform X1 yields the protein MESEFSDADLTAAGDTEDGENAPVYCICRKPDINCFMIGCDHCNEWFHGHCINITEKMAKAIREWYCMQCRGKHPHLEIKYRHKKSKERDRETEKDENEETAKNEKKKSSTSSNKVPRQQIKRSARMCGECEACSRTEDCGQCDFCRDMKKFGGPNKIRQKCRLRQCQVRARKMLRVKDDDQSMFRDTPEPSSLAGSLSDDDLPLDPELYRELCAGGAFDDQNLPWLSDTEGTPFMDSVMRKRAVKVKHVKRREKKADKKKDEKYKRHKQKQRHKDKTKHSERMETRDFSSLRQCLGPSCVQPARANSKYCSDDCGMKLAANRIYEILPQRIQQWQQSPCVAEEQGKKLLERIRREQQQARTKLHNMESRFHELEALISKAKQQQIREDEETNEGDSDDTDLQIFCVSCGHPINPKVALRHMDRCYAKYESQTSFGSMYPTRIEGATRLFCDVYNPQSKTYCKRLQVLCPEHSRDPKVPADEVCGCPIVKDVFELTGDFCRVPKRKCNRHYCWEKLRRAEVDLERVRLWYKLDELFEQERNMRMAMTNRAGLLALMLHQTIQHDPVTTDLRTHTER from the exons ATG GAGAGTGAGTTTTCAGACGCTGACCTGACTGCAGCCGGAGACACTGAGGATGGAGAGAACGCCCCGGTGTACTGCATCTGCCGCAAGCCGGATATCAACTGCTTTATGAT CGGCTGTGATCATTGTAATGAATGGTTCCATGGGCACTGCATTAACATCACAGAGAAGATGGCAAAGGCCATACGAGAGTGGTACTGCATGCAGTGCAGAG GGAAACACCCTCATCTTGAGATCAAATACAGACACAAGAAGTCCAAAGAGCGAGATAGAGAAACAGAGAAGGATGAAAATGAAGAGActgcaaaaaatgaaaagaagaaaagcAGCACCAGCAGTAACAAAGTACCACGG CAGCAGATTAAGAGGTCGGCTCGCATGTGCGGGGAGTGTGAGGCGTGCAGCCGTACAGAAGACTGCGGCCAGTGTGACTTCTGCAGAGACATGAAGAAGTTTGGGGGGCCTAATAAGATTCGGCAGAAGTGTCGGTTGCGCCAGTGCCAAGTGAGGGCAAGG AAAATGCTGCGGGTGAAAGACGACGACCAGTCCATGTTCAGGGACACTCCGGAACCGAGCAGCCTGGCCGGGTCTCTGTCTGATGATGATTTGCCGCTGGACCCAGAACTCTATCGGGAGCTGTGTGCCGGGGGAGCCTTTGATGACCAGAACCTG CCGTGGCTCAGCGACACAGAAGGCACACCATTTATGGACTCTGTTATGAGGAAGAGAGCCGTAAAAGTGAAACACGTGAAGAGGAgggagaagaaggcagataaaaaG AAGGATGAGAAGTACAAGAGACATAAGCAAAAGCAGAGGCACAAAGATAAAACAAAACACTCAGAGCGAATGGAGACCAGAGACTTCTCATCCTTGCGCCAGTGCCTAGGGCCCAGTTGTGTGCAGCCAGCCAGGGCCAACTCTAAGTACTGCTCCGATGACTGTGGCATGAAATTGGCAGCCAA TCGCATCTATGAGATCCTCCCTCAACGCATCCAGCAGTGGCAGCAGAGCCCGTGTGTGGCAGAGGAGCAGGGGAAGAAGCTGCTTGAGCGGATCAGAAGGGAGCAGCAACAGGCAAGAACCAAACTGCATAACATGGAGAGTCGCTTCCATGAACTAGAGGCACTAATCAGCAAAGCCAAACAGCAGCAGATCCGCGAGGATGAAGAG ACTAATGAAGGGGACAGTGATGATACAGACCTACAAATCTTCTGTGTCTCTTGTGGCCATCCCATCAACCCCAAAGTTGCTCTGCGGCACATGGATCGCTGTTATGCCAAG TATGAGAGTCAGACCTCCTTCGGCTCCATGTACCCCACACGGATTGAAGG agCAACGCGGCTCTTTTGTGACGTATACAACCCGCAGAGTAAGACCTACTGCAAGCGCCTCCAAGTGCTGTGCCCAGAGCATTCTCGTGACCCCAAG GTGCCTGCGGATGAGGTGTGTGGCTGCCCCATAGTAAAAGACGTCTTTGAGCTGACTGGGGATTTCTGCAGAGTTCCCAAAAGAAAGTGCAACCGCCATTATTGCTGGGAGAAACTTCGCCGCGCAGAGGTGGATCTGGAGCGAGTTCGCTTG TGGTACAAACTGGACGAACTGTTTGAGCAGGAACGGAATATGCGAATGGCAATGACTAACCGGGCCGGCCTCCTCGCTCTCATGTTGCACCAGACCATCCAACACGACCCGGTCACCACAGACCTGCGCACACACACAGAGCGATGA
- the LOC108698100 gene encoding myoD family inhibitor domain-containing protein-like isoform X2 — protein MSEGHSGSFDASLRTPLQLPAGNNPTLEPPEMDQDTDRLENDPPLSPEPSCSKHKNRGSSRRKKGQERKLSASHIEQAAGDDSCALCLLAGLFCEASILCSALLACVSCGLCSDRSPCCSASPDGLGCTSVGNGSCDCDCVTASEGCRSSDCLDLCLECCALCFPS, from the exons ATGAGTGAGGGGCATTCTGGCAGCTTTGATGCATCACTCCGAACTCCCTTGCAACTTCCAGCTGGAAATAATCCCACGTTGGAACCCCCTGAGATGGATCAAG ATACAGACAGGCTGGAGAATGATCCCCCACTCAGCCCAGAACCCAGCTGCTCCAAACACAAGAATCGGGGCTCCTCCAGGAGGAAGAAAGGCCAGGAACGCAAACTGTCAGCCAGCCACATAGAACAAGCAGCAGGCGATG aCAGCTGTGCTCTTTGTCTCCTGGCCGGGCTCTTCTGTGAGGCCTCCATATTGTGCTCTGCCCTGTTGGCCTGTGTGAGCTGCGGGCTCTGCAGTGACAGGTCCCCGTGCTGCTCTGCATCTCCCGACGGTCTGGGCTGTACTTCTGTGGGGAACGGCTCGTGCGACTGCGACTGTGTGACGGCAAGTGAAGGGTGTCGTTCTTCCGACTGTCTGGATCTGTGCCTGGAGTGCTGCGCTCTCTGCTTCCCCTCCTGA
- the LOC108698840 gene encoding CXXC-type zinc finger protein 1 isoform X4: protein MNGSMGTALTSQRRWQRPYESGTACSAELFVPFAYVSGKHPHLEIKYRHKKSKERDRETEKDENEETAKNEKKKSSTSSNKVPRQQIKRSARMCGECEACSRTEDCGQCDFCRDMKKFGGPNKIRQKCRLRQCQVRARKMLRVKDDDQSMFRDTPEPSSLAGSLSDDDLPLDPELYRELCAGGAFDDQNLPWLSDTEGTPFMDSVMRKRAVKVKHVKRREKKADKKKDEKYKRHKQKQRHKDKTKHSERMETRDFSSLRQCLGPSCVQPARANSKYCSDDCGMKLAANRIYEILPQRIQQWQQSPCVAEEQGKKLLERIRREQQQARTKLHNMESRFHELEALISKAKQQQIREDEETNEGDSDDTDLQIFCVSCGHPINPKVALRHMDRCYAKYESQTSFGSMYPTRIEGATRLFCDVYNPQSKTYCKRLQVLCPEHSRDPKVPADEVCGCPIVKDVFELTGDFCRVPKRKCNRHYCWEKLRRAEVDLERVRLWYKLDELFEQERNMRMAMTNRAGLLALMLHQTIQHDPVTTDLRTHTER, encoded by the exons ATGAATGGTTCCATGGGCACTGCATTAACATCACAGAGAAGATGGCAAAGGCCATACGAGAGTGGTACTGCATGCAGTGCAGAG ttgtttGTGCCTTTTGCCTATGTATCAGGGAAACACCCTCATCTTGAGATCAAATACAGACACAAGAAGTCCAAAGAGCGAGATAGAGAAACAGAGAAGGATGAAAATGAAGAGActgcaaaaaatgaaaagaagaaaagcAGCACCAGCAGTAACAAAGTACCACGG CAGCAGATTAAGAGGTCGGCTCGCATGTGCGGGGAGTGTGAGGCGTGCAGCCGTACAGAAGACTGCGGCCAGTGTGACTTCTGCAGAGACATGAAGAAGTTTGGGGGGCCTAATAAGATTCGGCAGAAGTGTCGGTTGCGCCAGTGCCAAGTGAGGGCAAGG AAAATGCTGCGGGTGAAAGACGACGACCAGTCCATGTTCAGGGACACTCCGGAACCGAGCAGCCTGGCCGGGTCTCTGTCTGATGATGATTTGCCGCTGGACCCAGAACTCTATCGGGAGCTGTGTGCCGGGGGAGCCTTTGATGACCAGAACCTG CCGTGGCTCAGCGACACAGAAGGCACACCATTTATGGACTCTGTTATGAGGAAGAGAGCCGTAAAAGTGAAACACGTGAAGAGGAgggagaagaaggcagataaaaaG AAGGATGAGAAGTACAAGAGACATAAGCAAAAGCAGAGGCACAAAGATAAAACAAAACACTCAGAGCGAATGGAGACCAGAGACTTCTCATCCTTGCGCCAGTGCCTAGGGCCCAGTTGTGTGCAGCCAGCCAGGGCCAACTCTAAGTACTGCTCCGATGACTGTGGCATGAAATTGGCAGCCAA TCGCATCTATGAGATCCTCCCTCAACGCATCCAGCAGTGGCAGCAGAGCCCGTGTGTGGCAGAGGAGCAGGGGAAGAAGCTGCTTGAGCGGATCAGAAGGGAGCAGCAACAGGCAAGAACCAAACTGCATAACATGGAGAGTCGCTTCCATGAACTAGAGGCACTAATCAGCAAAGCCAAACAGCAGCAGATCCGCGAGGATGAAGAG ACTAATGAAGGGGACAGTGATGATACAGACCTACAAATCTTCTGTGTCTCTTGTGGCCATCCCATCAACCCCAAAGTTGCTCTGCGGCACATGGATCGCTGTTATGCCAAG TATGAGAGTCAGACCTCCTTCGGCTCCATGTACCCCACACGGATTGAAGG agCAACGCGGCTCTTTTGTGACGTATACAACCCGCAGAGTAAGACCTACTGCAAGCGCCTCCAAGTGCTGTGCCCAGAGCATTCTCGTGACCCCAAG GTGCCTGCGGATGAGGTGTGTGGCTGCCCCATAGTAAAAGACGTCTTTGAGCTGACTGGGGATTTCTGCAGAGTTCCCAAAAGAAAGTGCAACCGCCATTATTGCTGGGAGAAACTTCGCCGCGCAGAGGTGGATCTGGAGCGAGTTCGCTTG TGGTACAAACTGGACGAACTGTTTGAGCAGGAACGGAATATGCGAATGGCAATGACTAACCGGGCCGGCCTCCTCGCTCTCATGTTGCACCAGACCATCCAACACGACCCGGTCACCACAGACCTGCGCACACACACAGAGCGATGA
- the LOC108698099 gene encoding proSAAS, which yields MMGPCVLLVAVTVCVGALGTFAKPLGSVPRDDVGMSHRFRRSLPAGIPYDTDMMSYLPSESLQEEASYPDINPALLSRLATYPQEQLLAAMEKFGLNHRAEALQDSIALQQLAEEGQRRDKEAMYLANLLHLWNQISQSRGYPEQLQALRRELPRSYQDYDDTGLASRSIRAQLPRNQLAQATQSHYRQDGGYKATGPHQQQEEVSEDGIPMDEGMLRFLVTRVLSAMSEAEMPQRLSTPPSRRLRRSLPENPPGTASSNLLRIKRIDDLLDPDYVANGLLRRKRIDGDLEARPGHYTDQLLKYLPD from the exons ATGATGGGCCCCTGTGTCCTGCTGGTGGCTGTCACTGTCTGTGTGGGTGCTCTGGGCACATTTGCCAAG CCCCTGGGAAGTGTCCCCCGTGATGATGTTGGAATGTCACACCGGTTCCGCAGGAGCCTGCCAGCGGGTATTCCTTATGATACAGATATGATGTCCTACTTACCCTCAGAATCCCTGCAAGAGGAGGCTTCATACCCCGACATCAATCCAGCACTGCTCTCCAGATTAGCGACATACCCTCAGGAGCAATTACTGGCAGCCATGGAGAAGTTTGGCTTGAATCACAGAGCGGAAGCTCTTCAGGACAGCATAGCTCTGCAGCAGCTGGCAGAAGAAGGGCAGCGGAGAGATAAAGAGGCCATGTACTTGGCAAACCTCTTGCACTTGTGGAACCAGATTAGTCAGAGCAGGGGCTATCCAGAACAACTGCAAGCCCTCAGACGAGAACTCCCGCGGTCCTACCAAGATTATGATGACACCGGTTTGGCCTCCCGCTCCATCAGAGCACAGCTCCCCAGGAACCAGTTGGCTCAAGCAACGCAGAGTCATTATCGACAAGATGGTGGGTATAAAGCCACTGGTCCCCATCAGCAACAGGAGGAGGTCAGCGAGGATGGGATCCCCATGGATGAGGGGATGTTAAG GTTCTTGGTGACGCGAGTTCTCTCAGCAATGAGTGAAGCAGAGATGCCCCAGCGCCTCTCGACCCCTCCTTCCCGGCGCCTGCGCCGATCTTTGCCTGAAAATCCTCCGGGAACCGCCTCCTCCAACCTTCTGCGAATCAAACGAATCGACGACCTCCTTGACCCTGACTATGTGGCCAATGGGCTGCTGCGCAGGAAACGCATTGATGGAGATCTAGAGGCTCGGCCTGGACACTACACTGATCAGCTGCTGAAGTACCTCCCAGACTAA
- the LOC108698840 gene encoding CXXC-type zinc finger protein 1 isoform X5 has product MIGCDHCNEWFHGHCINITEKMAKAIREWYCMQCRGKHPHLEIKYRHKKSKERDRETEKDENEETAKNEKKKSSTSSNKVPRQQIKRSARMCGECEACSRTEDCGQCDFCRDMKKFGGPNKIRQKCRLRQCQVRARKMLRVKDDDQSMFRDTPEPSSLAGSLSDDDLPLDPELYRELCAGGAFDDQNLPWLSDTEGTPFMDSVMRKRAVKVKHVKRREKKADKKKDEKYKRHKQKQRHKDKTKHSERMETRDFSSLRQCLGPSCVQPARANSKYCSDDCGMKLAANRIYEILPQRIQQWQQSPCVAEEQGKKLLERIRREQQQARTKLHNMESRFHELEALISKAKQQQIREDEETNEGDSDDTDLQIFCVSCGHPINPKVALRHMDRCYAKYESQTSFGSMYPTRIEGATRLFCDVYNPQSKTYCKRLQVLCPEHSRDPKVPADEVCGCPIVKDVFELTGDFCRVPKRKCNRHYCWEKLRRAEVDLERVRLWYKLDELFEQERNMRMAMTNRAGLLALMLHQTIQHDPVTTDLRTHTER; this is encoded by the exons ATGAT CGGCTGTGATCATTGTAATGAATGGTTCCATGGGCACTGCATTAACATCACAGAGAAGATGGCAAAGGCCATACGAGAGTGGTACTGCATGCAGTGCAGAG GGAAACACCCTCATCTTGAGATCAAATACAGACACAAGAAGTCCAAAGAGCGAGATAGAGAAACAGAGAAGGATGAAAATGAAGAGActgcaaaaaatgaaaagaagaaaagcAGCACCAGCAGTAACAAAGTACCACGG CAGCAGATTAAGAGGTCGGCTCGCATGTGCGGGGAGTGTGAGGCGTGCAGCCGTACAGAAGACTGCGGCCAGTGTGACTTCTGCAGAGACATGAAGAAGTTTGGGGGGCCTAATAAGATTCGGCAGAAGTGTCGGTTGCGCCAGTGCCAAGTGAGGGCAAGG AAAATGCTGCGGGTGAAAGACGACGACCAGTCCATGTTCAGGGACACTCCGGAACCGAGCAGCCTGGCCGGGTCTCTGTCTGATGATGATTTGCCGCTGGACCCAGAACTCTATCGGGAGCTGTGTGCCGGGGGAGCCTTTGATGACCAGAACCTG CCGTGGCTCAGCGACACAGAAGGCACACCATTTATGGACTCTGTTATGAGGAAGAGAGCCGTAAAAGTGAAACACGTGAAGAGGAgggagaagaaggcagataaaaaG AAGGATGAGAAGTACAAGAGACATAAGCAAAAGCAGAGGCACAAAGATAAAACAAAACACTCAGAGCGAATGGAGACCAGAGACTTCTCATCCTTGCGCCAGTGCCTAGGGCCCAGTTGTGTGCAGCCAGCCAGGGCCAACTCTAAGTACTGCTCCGATGACTGTGGCATGAAATTGGCAGCCAA TCGCATCTATGAGATCCTCCCTCAACGCATCCAGCAGTGGCAGCAGAGCCCGTGTGTGGCAGAGGAGCAGGGGAAGAAGCTGCTTGAGCGGATCAGAAGGGAGCAGCAACAGGCAAGAACCAAACTGCATAACATGGAGAGTCGCTTCCATGAACTAGAGGCACTAATCAGCAAAGCCAAACAGCAGCAGATCCGCGAGGATGAAGAG ACTAATGAAGGGGACAGTGATGATACAGACCTACAAATCTTCTGTGTCTCTTGTGGCCATCCCATCAACCCCAAAGTTGCTCTGCGGCACATGGATCGCTGTTATGCCAAG TATGAGAGTCAGACCTCCTTCGGCTCCATGTACCCCACACGGATTGAAGG agCAACGCGGCTCTTTTGTGACGTATACAACCCGCAGAGTAAGACCTACTGCAAGCGCCTCCAAGTGCTGTGCCCAGAGCATTCTCGTGACCCCAAG GTGCCTGCGGATGAGGTGTGTGGCTGCCCCATAGTAAAAGACGTCTTTGAGCTGACTGGGGATTTCTGCAGAGTTCCCAAAAGAAAGTGCAACCGCCATTATTGCTGGGAGAAACTTCGCCGCGCAGAGGTGGATCTGGAGCGAGTTCGCTTG TGGTACAAACTGGACGAACTGTTTGAGCAGGAACGGAATATGCGAATGGCAATGACTAACCGGGCCGGCCTCCTCGCTCTCATGTTGCACCAGACCATCCAACACGACCCGGTCACCACAGACCTGCGCACACACACAGAGCGATGA
- the LOC108698100 gene encoding myoD family inhibitor domain-containing protein 2 isoform X1, whose product MSEGHSGSFDASLRTPLQLPAGNNPTLEPPEMDQDTDRLENDPPLSPEPSCSKHKNRGSSRRKKGQERKLSASHIEQAAGDVSDLSASLFLACLFCHFSDCLVLLPGTCDLGLRSLCFSPSPSSCLSSFPDLCCCLSPSACSNTDCGCLDVCQHTAECLELAMEVSEMCYR is encoded by the exons ATGAGTGAGGGGCATTCTGGCAGCTTTGATGCATCACTCCGAACTCCCTTGCAACTTCCAGCTGGAAATAATCCCACGTTGGAACCCCCTGAGATGGATCAAG ATACAGACAGGCTGGAGAATGATCCCCCACTCAGCCCAGAACCCAGCTGCTCCAAACACAAGAATCGGGGCTCCTCCAGGAGGAAGAAAGGCCAGGAACGCAAACTGTCAGCCAGCCACATAGAACAAGCAGCAGGCGATG TGTCAGATCTCTCTGCATCTCTGTTCCTGGCCTGTCTCTTCTGCCACTTCTCTGACTGTCTCGTCCTGCTCCCTGGGACTTGTGACCTGGGACTGCGCAGTCTCTGCTTCTCACCATCTCCCTCGAGCTGTCTCTCATCCTTCCCTGATCTCTGCTGCTGTCTCTCTCCTTCTGCCTGTTCCAACACAGACTGTGGCTGCCTGGATGTGTGCCAGCATACAGCCGAGTGCCTAGAGTTGGCCATGGAGGTCTCCGAGATGTGCTACCGCTGA
- the LOC108698840 gene encoding CXXC-type zinc finger protein 1 isoform X2 → MESEFSDADLTAAGDTEDGENAPVYCICRKPDINCFMIGCDHCNEWFHGHCINITEKMAKAIREWYCMQCRGKHPHLEIKYRHKKSKERDRETEKDENEETAKNEKKKSSTSSNKVPRQIKRSARMCGECEACSRTEDCGQCDFCRDMKKFGGPNKIRQKCRLRQCQVRARKMLRVKDDDQSMFRDTPEPSSLAGSLSDDDLPLDPELYRELCAGGAFDDQNLPWLSDTEGTPFMDSVMRKRAVKVKHVKRREKKADKKKDEKYKRHKQKQRHKDKTKHSERMETRDFSSLRQCLGPSCVQPARANSKYCSDDCGMKLAANRIYEILPQRIQQWQQSPCVAEEQGKKLLERIRREQQQARTKLHNMESRFHELEALISKAKQQQIREDEETNEGDSDDTDLQIFCVSCGHPINPKVALRHMDRCYAKYESQTSFGSMYPTRIEGATRLFCDVYNPQSKTYCKRLQVLCPEHSRDPKVPADEVCGCPIVKDVFELTGDFCRVPKRKCNRHYCWEKLRRAEVDLERVRLWYKLDELFEQERNMRMAMTNRAGLLALMLHQTIQHDPVTTDLRTHTER, encoded by the exons ATG GAGAGTGAGTTTTCAGACGCTGACCTGACTGCAGCCGGAGACACTGAGGATGGAGAGAACGCCCCGGTGTACTGCATCTGCCGCAAGCCGGATATCAACTGCTTTATGAT CGGCTGTGATCATTGTAATGAATGGTTCCATGGGCACTGCATTAACATCACAGAGAAGATGGCAAAGGCCATACGAGAGTGGTACTGCATGCAGTGCAGAG GGAAACACCCTCATCTTGAGATCAAATACAGACACAAGAAGTCCAAAGAGCGAGATAGAGAAACAGAGAAGGATGAAAATGAAGAGActgcaaaaaatgaaaagaagaaaagcAGCACCAGCAGTAACAAAGTACCACGG CAGATTAAGAGGTCGGCTCGCATGTGCGGGGAGTGTGAGGCGTGCAGCCGTACAGAAGACTGCGGCCAGTGTGACTTCTGCAGAGACATGAAGAAGTTTGGGGGGCCTAATAAGATTCGGCAGAAGTGTCGGTTGCGCCAGTGCCAAGTGAGGGCAAGG AAAATGCTGCGGGTGAAAGACGACGACCAGTCCATGTTCAGGGACACTCCGGAACCGAGCAGCCTGGCCGGGTCTCTGTCTGATGATGATTTGCCGCTGGACCCAGAACTCTATCGGGAGCTGTGTGCCGGGGGAGCCTTTGATGACCAGAACCTG CCGTGGCTCAGCGACACAGAAGGCACACCATTTATGGACTCTGTTATGAGGAAGAGAGCCGTAAAAGTGAAACACGTGAAGAGGAgggagaagaaggcagataaaaaG AAGGATGAGAAGTACAAGAGACATAAGCAAAAGCAGAGGCACAAAGATAAAACAAAACACTCAGAGCGAATGGAGACCAGAGACTTCTCATCCTTGCGCCAGTGCCTAGGGCCCAGTTGTGTGCAGCCAGCCAGGGCCAACTCTAAGTACTGCTCCGATGACTGTGGCATGAAATTGGCAGCCAA TCGCATCTATGAGATCCTCCCTCAACGCATCCAGCAGTGGCAGCAGAGCCCGTGTGTGGCAGAGGAGCAGGGGAAGAAGCTGCTTGAGCGGATCAGAAGGGAGCAGCAACAGGCAAGAACCAAACTGCATAACATGGAGAGTCGCTTCCATGAACTAGAGGCACTAATCAGCAAAGCCAAACAGCAGCAGATCCGCGAGGATGAAGAG ACTAATGAAGGGGACAGTGATGATACAGACCTACAAATCTTCTGTGTCTCTTGTGGCCATCCCATCAACCCCAAAGTTGCTCTGCGGCACATGGATCGCTGTTATGCCAAG TATGAGAGTCAGACCTCCTTCGGCTCCATGTACCCCACACGGATTGAAGG agCAACGCGGCTCTTTTGTGACGTATACAACCCGCAGAGTAAGACCTACTGCAAGCGCCTCCAAGTGCTGTGCCCAGAGCATTCTCGTGACCCCAAG GTGCCTGCGGATGAGGTGTGTGGCTGCCCCATAGTAAAAGACGTCTTTGAGCTGACTGGGGATTTCTGCAGAGTTCCCAAAAGAAAGTGCAACCGCCATTATTGCTGGGAGAAACTTCGCCGCGCAGAGGTGGATCTGGAGCGAGTTCGCTTG TGGTACAAACTGGACGAACTGTTTGAGCAGGAACGGAATATGCGAATGGCAATGACTAACCGGGCCGGCCTCCTCGCTCTCATGTTGCACCAGACCATCCAACACGACCCGGTCACCACAGACCTGCGCACACACACAGAGCGATGA